In a genomic window of Telopea speciosissima isolate NSW1024214 ecotype Mountain lineage chromosome 5, Tspe_v1, whole genome shotgun sequence:
- the LOC122661381 gene encoding naringenin,2-oxoglutarate 3-dioxygenase: MAPSTLTALVGEKTLQSSFVRDEDERPKVAYNQFSNEIPVISLAGIDESDGRRAEICKKIVDACEDWGVFQVVDHGVDVSLVSEMTRLAREFFALPPEEKLRFDMSGGKKGGFIVSSHLQGEAVQDWREIVTYFSYPIRTRDYSRWPDKPEGWRAVTQNYSEKLMGLACKLLEVLSEAMGLEKEALTKACVDMDQKVVVNFYPKCPQPDLTLGLKRHTDPGTITLLLQDQVGGLQATRDGGKTWITVQPVEGAFVVNLGDHGHYLSNGRFKNADHQAVVNSNCSRLSIATFQNPAPEAIVYPLKVREGEKPVLEEPITFAEMYRRKMSKDLELARLKKLAKEQQVQEVEKAKLESKPIDKIFA, translated from the exons ATGGCCCCTTCTACCTTGACGGCTTTGGTAGGGGAGAAGACGCTTCAATCGAGCTTCGTTAGAGATGAAGACGAGCGTCCGAAGGTAGCATACAACCAGTTCAGTAATGAAATTCCTGTGATTTCTTTGGCAGGGATCGATGAATCTGACGGGAGAAGGGCTGAGATCTGCAAGAAGATCGTCGATGCTTGCGAAGATTGGGGTGTCTTCCAGGTTGTTGATCATGGCGTCGATGTTAGCCTTGTTTCTGAGATGACTCGCCTCGCTCGCGAGTTCTTCGCTCTCCCTCCTGAGGAGAAGCTCCGGTTTGACATGTCTGGTGGCAAGAAGGGTGGTTTCATCGTCTCCAGTCACCTCcag GGAGAGGCAGTCCAGGACTGGCGTGAGATCGTGACCTACTTCTCATACCCAATTCGGACTCGTGACTACTCAAGGTGGCCGGACAAGCCCGAGGGATGGAGGGCAGTGACCCAAAACTACAGCGAAAAGCTCATGGGGCTGGCCTGCAAGCTGCTGGAGGTGCTCTCCGAAGCTATGGGACTCGAAAAGGAAGCCCTCACCAAGGCCTGCGTCGACATGGACCAGAAAGTTGTGGTCAACTTTTACCCCAAGTGCCCACAGCCCGACCTCACCCTCGGCCTTAAGCGTCACACCGACCCTGGCACCATCACCCTCCTCCTCCAGGACCAGGTGGGTGGACTCCAGGCCACGAGGGATGGCGGCAAGACTTGGATTACTGTTCAGCCAGTTGAGGGTGCCTTCGTCGTTAACCTCGGCGACCATGGTCAC TACTTGAGCAATGGGAGGTTCAAGAACGCGGATCACCAGGCGGTGGTGAACTCCAACTGCAGCAGGCTGTCGATTGCCACGTTCCAGAACCCAGCCCCTGAGGCGATCGTGTACCCACTGAAGGTCAGGGAAGGGGAGAAGCCCGTGCTGGAGGAACCCATCACTTTTGCAGAGATGTACCGCAGGAAGATGAGCAAGGATCTGGAGCTGGCCAGGCTCAAGAAGTTGGCCAAGGAGCAACAAGTGCAGGAAGTAGAGAAGGCCAAGCTGGAGAGCAAACCCATCGACAAGATTTTTGCCTGA